In one Brienomyrus brachyistius isolate T26 chromosome 5, BBRACH_0.4, whole genome shotgun sequence genomic region, the following are encoded:
- the LOC125742450 gene encoding ferritin, middle subunit-like isoform X3, giving the protein MESQIRQNYDRECEAVINRMVNLELYASYTYLSMANYFDRDDVALQGFSHFFKENSEEEREHADKLLSFQNKRGGRVVLQDIKKPERDEWGSGLEAMQCALELEKRVNLTLLDLHKISSGKNDPHLCDFLETHYLNEQVEAIKKLGDHVTNLTKMDAGKNRMAEYLFDKHTLSKSS; this is encoded by the exons ATGGAATCTCAGATTCGTCAGAACTACGACCGCGAGTGTGAAGCCGTCATCAATCGCATGGTCAACTTGGAGCTCTATGCTTCCTACACTTACCTGTCTATG GCCAACTATTTTGATCGGGACGACGTGGCGCTGCAGGGCTTCTCTCATTTCTTCAAGGAGAACAGCGAGGAAGAACGGGAGCATGCCGATAAGCTGCTCTCTTTCCAGAATAAGAGGGGCGGACGCGTCGTCCTGCAGGATATCAAG AAGCCGGAAAGGGATGAGTGGGGCAGTGGTCTGGAGGCAATGCAGTGTGCCTTGGAGCTGGAGAAGCGAGTCAACCTGACCCTGCTGGATTTGCACAAAATCTCCTCTGGAAAAAATGACCCTCAT CTCTGTGACTTCCTGGAAACTCACTACCTGAATGAGCAAGTTGAGGCCATCAAGAAACTTGGTGACCACGTCACCAACCTCACAAAGATGGATGCAGGCAAAAACAGGATGGCTGAATACCTGTTTGACAAGCACACTTTGAGCAAAAGCAGTTAA
- the LOC125742449 gene encoding ferritin, middle subunit: MESQIRQNYDRECEAAINRMVNLELYASYTYLSMANYFDRDDVALQGFSHFFKENSEEEREHADKLLSFQNKRGGRVVLQDIKKPERDEWGSGLEAMQCALELEKRVNLALLDLHKIASGKNDPHLCDFLETHYLNEQVEAIKKLGDHVTNLTKMDAGKNRMAEYLFDKHTLSKSS; encoded by the exons ATGGAATCTCAGATTCGTCAGAACTACGATCGCGAGTGTGAAGCCGCCATCAATCGCATGGTCAACTTGGAGCTCTATGCTTCCTACACTTACCTGTCTATG GCCAACTATTTTGATCGGGACGACGTGGCGCTGCAGGGCTTCTCTCATTTCTTCAAGGAGAACAGCGAGGAAGAACGGGAGCATGCCGATAAGCTGCTCTCTTTCCAGAATAAGAGGGGCGGACGCGTCGTCCTGCAGGATATCAAG AAGCCGGAAAGGGATGAGTGGGGCAGTGGTCTGGAGGCAATGCAGTGTGCCTTGGAGCTGGAGAAGCGAGTTAACCTAGCCCTGCTGGATCTGCACAAAATTGCCTCTGGAAAAAATGACCCTCAT CTCTGTGACTTCCTGGAAACTCACTACCTGAATGAGCAAGTTGAGGCCATCAAGAAACTTGGTGACCATGTCACCAACCTCACAAAGATGGATGCAGGCAAAAACAGGATGGCTGAATACCTGTTTGACAAGCACACTTTGAGCAAAAGCAGTTAG
- the LOC125742451 gene encoding ferritin, middle subunit-like gives MESQIRQNYDRECEAVINRMVNLELYASYTYLSMAYYFDRDDVALQGFSHFFKENSEEEREHADKLLSFQNKRGGRVVLQDIKKPEKDEWGSGLEAMQCALKLEKNVNLALLELHKIASGKNDPHLCDFLETHYLNEQVEAIKKLGDHVTNLTKMDAGKNRMAEYLFDKHTLSKSS, from the exons ATGGAATCTCAGATTCGTCAGAACTACGACCGCGAGTGTGAAGCCGTCATCAATCGCATGGTCAACTTGGAGCTCTATGCTTCCTACACTTACCTGTCTATG GCCTACTATTTTGACCGGGACGACGTGGCGCTGCAGGGCTTCTCTCATTTCTTCAAGGAGAACAGCGAGGAAGAACGGGAGCATGCCGATAAGCTGCTCTCTTTCCAGAATAAGAGGGGCGGACGCGTCGTCCTGCAGGATATCAAG AAGCCTGAGAAGGATGAGTGGGGCAGTGGTCTGGAGGCAATGCAGTGTGCCTTGAAGCTGGAGAAGAATGTGAACCTGGCCCTTCTGGAGTTGCACAAAATTGCCTCTGGAAAAAATGACCCTCAT CTCTGTGACTTCCTGGAAACTCACTACCTGAATGAGCAAGTTGAGGCCATCAAGAAACTTGGTGACCACGTCACCAACCTCACAAAGATGGATGCAGGCAAAAACAGGATGGCTGAATACTTGTTTGACAAGCACACTTTGAGCAAAAGCAGTTAA